One genomic region from Quercus robur chromosome 4, dhQueRobu3.1, whole genome shotgun sequence encodes:
- the LOC126722367 gene encoding uncharacterized protein LOC126722367 has translation MFYTSGLPFNFSRNPYYYNSYAYAATYSIPGYVSPGYNALRTTLLQKERAHVERLLKPIKDFWLENGVSIVSDGWSDPQRRPLINIMVVSDGGPVFIKAIDGSGEFKDKHYIAGVLKVATKEIGHEKVVQVITNNANVMKSAGALIEGEYPKIFWTPCVVHTLNLVLKNICAAKNTEKNEVTYEECSWITRIADDASFIRVFIMNHSMRLAMFNEFCPLKLLQVADTRFASIVVMLKRLKLIKRCLQAMAISEQWASYREDDVGKAQKVKDMILNDLWWDKVDYILDML, from the coding sequence ATGTTTTACACTAGTGGGCTTCCATTTAACTTTTCAAGGAACCCATATTATTATAATTCCTATGCATATGCTGCTACCTATAGCATCCCAGGTTATGTTTCTCCTGGATACAATGCCTTGAGAACAACActtttgcaaaaagaaagagcTCATGTTGAAAGACTCTTGAAACCAATTAAGGACTTTTGGCTTGAAAATGGTGTAAGCATAGTTTCTGATGGATGGTCAGATCCACAAAGGAGGcctcttattaatattatggtTGTATCAGATGGGGGCCCAGTGTTTATAAAGGCAATTGATGGGTCAGGTGAGTTCAAAGACAAACATTATATTGCTGGAGTGTTGAAGGTTGCTACAAAAGAGATTGGACATGAAAAAGTTGTCCAGGTCATCACtaataatgctaatgtgatgaaGTCTGCTGGAGCTCTTATTGAAGGTGAgtatcctaaaatattttggacaccCTGTGTTGTCCACACTCTCAATCTAGTTTTGAAGAATATTTGTGCAGCAAAAAACACTGAAAAGAATGAAGTTACATATGAGGAATGTAGTTGGATTACACGTATTGCTGATGATGCATCCTTCATACGTGTTTTCATTATGAACCATTCAATGAGGTTGGcaatgtttaatgaattttgtcCATTAAAACTGCTCCAAGTTGCTGATACTAGATTTGCTTCGATTGTTGTAATGCTGAAAAGgttgaagttgataaaaagatgccttcAAGCCATGGCTATTAGTGAGCAATGGGCTTCTTATAGGGAGGATGATGTTGGAAAAGCTCAAAAGGTGAAAGATATGATTCTAAATGATCTTTGGTGGGATAAAGTTGATTATATCCTTGATATGCTATGA